In a single window of the Streptomyces sp. NBC_00094 genome:
- a CDS encoding GbsR/MarR family transcriptional regulator encodes MPGDRLTLQDRRQITAGLREGLTYAAIGRRIGRPTSTVTREVVRNGGPRGYHAEAAHQAAARHARQDRTAAPTTSPGRVDLGGRDPRLVDEVGAQSVELMVQAGLPPMMAKVLAALFTTDSGSLTSAELVRRLHVSPASISKAIGYLENQALVTRERDPHSRAERYAIEDDVVFQSIMASARNQTQIAEACTTGARKLGATTPAGARLHNTSQFLLHVMDDLVRSAEYWHKIYSTRPRETSETD; translated from the coding sequence ATGCCTGGTGACAGACTCACCCTCCAGGACCGGCGGCAGATTACCGCGGGACTGCGCGAGGGGCTGACCTACGCCGCCATCGGCCGCCGTATCGGGCGGCCGACCTCGACCGTCACCCGCGAGGTGGTGCGCAACGGCGGGCCGCGCGGTTACCACGCCGAGGCGGCCCACCAAGCCGCCGCACGACACGCGCGTCAAGACAGGACCGCTGCGCCGACAACCTCACCGGGAAGAGTCGACCTCGGCGGGCGCGATCCACGGCTCGTGGACGAAGTGGGCGCGCAGAGCGTGGAACTGATGGTTCAGGCCGGGCTCCCGCCGATGATGGCCAAGGTGCTCGCCGCGCTCTTCACCACCGACAGCGGCAGCCTCACCTCGGCGGAACTCGTGCGACGCCTGCACGTCAGCCCCGCCTCCATCTCCAAGGCCATCGGCTACCTGGAAAACCAGGCACTCGTCACACGCGAACGCGACCCCCACAGTCGCGCCGAACGCTACGCCATCGAAGACGACGTGGTGTTCCAATCGATCATGGCCAGCGCGCGCAACCAGACCCAGATCGCCGAGGCTTGCACGACCGGAGCCCGGAAACTCGGCGCCACCACCCCCGCCGGCGCTCGACTTCACAACACGAGCCAGTTCCTCCTCCACGTCATGGATGACCTGGTCCGCTCGGCCGAGTACTGGCACAAGATCTACTCCACCCGCCCTCGAGAGACATCCGAAACCGACTGA
- a CDS encoding ATP-binding cassette domain-containing protein: MPTDLVHAALTAAAVHKAYGDHVVLSGIDLDIPAGSVFALLGPNGAGKTTMVQILSTLIRADAGEMRVAGHDVVRDPDAVRAAIGVTGQFSAVDGFLTGEENLLLMADLHHLPRRERRQCVTDLLERFDLVDAARKPAATYSGGMRRRLDLAMTLVGRPRVIFLDEPTTGLDPRSRQTMWEIIRGLVTDEGVTIFLTTQYLDEADQLADRIAVLHQGKIVAQGTAEELKRQVGGGHVTPRFADARGHDCAAQTLEVVSRNDEALTLQVASQGDVRSLRALLDWLDRHSIAVNELQVHTPDLNDVFFALTANPVAEAEQEPAR; the protein is encoded by the coding sequence ATGCCTACCGACCTCGTTCACGCCGCGCTCACGGCGGCCGCAGTACACAAGGCGTACGGCGACCACGTGGTGCTGAGCGGCATCGACCTCGACATCCCCGCAGGATCGGTCTTCGCGCTACTCGGCCCGAACGGCGCGGGCAAGACCACGATGGTGCAGATCCTGTCCACGCTCATCCGCGCCGACGCCGGGGAGATGCGGGTCGCCGGCCACGACGTGGTTCGGGATCCGGATGCGGTCCGTGCCGCGATCGGCGTCACCGGCCAGTTCTCCGCGGTCGACGGCTTCCTCACGGGCGAGGAGAACCTGCTGCTGATGGCCGACCTGCACCACCTTCCCCGCCGGGAACGACGGCAGTGCGTCACCGACCTGCTGGAGCGTTTCGACCTGGTGGACGCGGCCCGGAAGCCCGCGGCGACGTATTCCGGCGGGATGCGCCGCCGCCTGGACCTCGCGATGACGCTGGTCGGCCGACCCCGGGTGATCTTCCTCGACGAGCCGACCACCGGGCTGGACCCGCGCAGCAGGCAGACCATGTGGGAGATCATCCGCGGGCTGGTGACCGACGAAGGCGTCACGATCTTCCTCACCACCCAGTACCTCGACGAGGCCGACCAGCTCGCCGACCGGATCGCGGTGCTGCACCAGGGAAAGATCGTCGCCCAGGGCACGGCAGAGGAGCTCAAGCGGCAGGTGGGCGGCGGCCACGTCACGCCGCGTTTCGCCGATGCACGCGGCCACGACTGTGCGGCCCAGACCTTGGAGGTGGTGTCCCGCAACGATGAGGCTCTCACTCTGCAGGTCGCCAGCCAGGGCGACGTCCGGTCGTTGCGCGCACTCCTTGACTGGCTCGACCGCCACTCGATCGCCGTGAACGAACTCCAGGTCCACACCCCCGATCTCAACGACGTCTTCTTCGCGCTGACAGCCAACCCCGTCGCGGAAGCGGAACAGGAGCCCGCCCGATGA
- a CDS encoding ABC transporter permease, which translates to MSTATHAFTDSATMLRRQLRHMLRYPTLTLTAAGVPVIFLLLFVYVLGDILGSGLGGPSGGRDTYVNYVVPGVILMTAATAAQGTAISVAMDMTEGIVARFRTMAIARVSVLTGHVLGSMTQTLLSMTVVTGVALLVGFEPTADFGEWLGAIGMLVLIIFALTWLSVALAIMAKSVAAASNMLTPLMILPMMGSGFVPTESMPAGLKWFAGYQPFTPFIETLRGLLMGTPIGNNAILTIGWCALITLGGYLWAKKLYNREPTP; encoded by the coding sequence ATGAGCACCGCCACCCACGCGTTCACCGATTCGGCGACCATGCTTCGCCGCCAGTTGCGGCACATGCTGCGCTACCCGACGCTCACCCTCACCGCCGCCGGGGTCCCGGTGATCTTCCTGCTGCTGTTCGTCTACGTTCTCGGCGACATCCTCGGCAGCGGCCTCGGCGGGCCGTCGGGCGGCCGGGACACCTACGTGAACTACGTCGTCCCCGGCGTCATTCTGATGACCGCGGCCACCGCGGCCCAGGGCACGGCGATCTCGGTGGCCATGGACATGACCGAGGGCATCGTCGCCCGGTTCCGCACCATGGCCATCGCCAGGGTCTCGGTGCTCACCGGCCACGTACTGGGCAGCATGACCCAGACCCTGCTGAGCATGACCGTCGTCACCGGCGTCGCACTCCTGGTGGGCTTCGAGCCCACCGCGGACTTCGGCGAATGGCTCGGCGCGATCGGCATGCTCGTGCTCATCATCTTCGCGCTCACCTGGCTGTCGGTCGCGCTGGCCATCATGGCCAAGAGCGTCGCGGCCGCGAGCAACATGCTGACGCCATTGATGATCCTGCCGATGATGGGCAGCGGATTCGTCCCCACCGAATCGATGCCCGCCGGGCTCAAATGGTTCGCCGGCTACCAGCCGTTCACCCCCTTCATCGAGACCCTGCGCGGACTGCTGATGGGCACCCCGATCGGCAACAACGCGATTCTCACCATCGGCTGGTGCGCCCTGATCACCCTGGGCGGCTACCTGTGGGCCAAGAAGCTCTACAACCGCGAGCCCACCCCGTGA
- the kdpF gene encoding K(+)-transporting ATPase subunit F: protein MSAENIIGLLVAAGLLGYLVLALVKPERF, encoded by the coding sequence GTGAGTGCCGAAAACATCATCGGTCTGCTGGTGGCCGCCGGTCTCCTCGGCTATCTCGTCCTCGCCCTCGTCAAGCCGGAGAGGTTCTGA
- a CDS encoding potassium-transporting ATPase subunit C, producing the protein MNNSAANTGRVLWAGLRALLVLTVITGVLYPLAVTGIAQVAFPGKANGSEIKADGKVVGSELIGQTYNLPLKDGEETAAPDLKWFQPRPSNGLGSNSVNTQYSIILSGATNRSGDNEDLITWVKDAKAAVVKDNSVNGYTVKPSDVPADAVTSSGSGLDPHISPEYAAIQVHRIAEVNKLDVAAVEKLVADHTDDRILGFIGEPRVNVLQLNIALKELTKG; encoded by the coding sequence ATGAACAATTCAGCAGCGAACACCGGCCGCGTGCTCTGGGCAGGCCTGCGCGCCCTCCTCGTCCTGACCGTGATCACCGGCGTCCTCTACCCGCTCGCCGTCACCGGGATCGCCCAAGTGGCCTTCCCCGGCAAGGCGAACGGCTCCGAGATCAAGGCGGACGGCAAGGTCGTCGGCTCCGAACTCATCGGCCAGACCTACAACCTCCCCCTCAAGGACGGGGAGGAGACCGCGGCGCCGGACCTGAAGTGGTTCCAGCCGCGCCCGTCGAACGGCCTGGGCTCCAACAGCGTCAACACCCAGTACTCGATCATCCTCTCCGGCGCGACCAACCGCTCCGGCGACAACGAGGACCTGATCACCTGGGTCAAGGACGCCAAGGCCGCCGTGGTCAAGGACAACTCGGTGAACGGCTACACCGTCAAGCCCTCCGACGTGCCCGCCGACGCGGTCACCTCCTCCGGCTCCGGCCTGGACCCGCACATCTCCCCGGAGTACGCGGCCATCCAGGTCCACCGGATCGCCGAGGTGAACAAGCTGGACGTCGCGGCGGTGGAGAAGCTCGTCGCCGACCACACCGACGACCGCATCCTCGGTTTCATCGGCGAGCCCCGCGTCAACGTCCTCCAGCTCAACATCGCACTCAAGGAATTGACCAAGGGCTGA
- a CDS encoding response regulator, with the protein MTRVLVVEDDSQLARALVINLQARRYVVDAAPDGATALSLAASEPPDVLIVDLGLPDMDGVDVIKALRRWSRSPVLVLSARSGSEDKIRALDAGADDYMTKPFSMDELLARLRAATRRTAEAPVPDRVEGGRVSTDDFTVDLVAKKVRRAERDVRLTPTEWHLLEILICNPGRLISQRRLLQEVWGPSYRTKTNYLRVYMAQLRRKLEVDPSHPRYLITEPGMGYRFEP; encoded by the coding sequence ATGACGCGGGTGCTGGTGGTCGAGGACGATTCACAGCTCGCACGAGCGCTGGTGATCAACCTGCAAGCGCGCCGATACGTGGTGGACGCGGCGCCGGACGGCGCCACGGCACTGTCACTCGCCGCTTCCGAACCACCGGACGTGCTGATCGTCGACCTTGGGCTGCCGGACATGGACGGCGTCGACGTCATCAAGGCGTTGCGCCGCTGGAGCCGTTCGCCCGTACTCGTCCTCTCGGCGCGCAGCGGTTCCGAGGACAAGATCCGTGCCCTCGACGCCGGCGCCGACGACTACATGACCAAGCCCTTCAGCATGGACGAGCTCCTGGCCCGGCTGCGGGCCGCCACCCGCCGTACGGCCGAGGCGCCCGTGCCCGACCGGGTCGAGGGGGGTCGGGTCAGCACCGACGACTTCACCGTCGATCTGGTGGCCAAGAAGGTGAGGCGTGCGGAACGGGACGTAAGGCTCACCCCGACCGAATGGCATCTGCTGGAAATACTGATCTGCAACCCGGGGCGGCTCATCAGCCAGCGCCGACTGCTCCAGGAGGTATGGGGCCCGAGCTACCGCACGAAGACGAACTATCTCCGGGTCTACATGGCCCAGCTGCGGCGCAAACTGGAAGTGGACCCGTCGCATCCTCGCTATCTGATCACCGAACCCGGTATGGGCTACCGGTTCGAACCGTAG
- the kdpB gene encoding potassium-transporting ATPase subunit KdpB, translated as MSTITPTRAPHPDVPTGHHTPGRVGGGLFDPKQLVRSFPDAVRKLDPRVMVKSPVMFVVLVGSVVTTVLAIGNPGDWFGWAITVWLWLTTIFANLAEAVAEGRGKAQADTLRKAKTDTVARRITGSDEERVPGTELRVGDLVVCEAGDVIPGDGDVVEGVASVDESAITGESAPVIRESGGDRCAVTGGTKVLSDRIVVRITTKPGETFIDRMINLVEGAARQKTPNEIALNILLASLTIVFLLAVVTLKPFAIYAGADEQTSLIVLAALLVCLIPTTIGALLSAIGIAGMDRLVQRNVLAMSGRAVEAAGDVSTLLLDKTGTITLGNRQASEFVPVKGTTEAELADAAQLSSLADETPEGRSIVVLAKERYALRERHQGELAHAEWVAFTAQTRMSGVDVDGRKVRKGATGSVVAWVKERGGSVSEDAQALTDRISEAGGTPLLVALEDGEGARVLGVIHLKDVVKEGMRERFDELRRMGIKTVMITGDNPLTAKAIAEEAGVDDFLAEATPEDKMALIKREQAGGKLVAMTGDGTNDAPALAQADVGVAMNTGTSAAKEAGNMVDLDSNPTKLIEIVEIGKQLLITRGALTTFSIANDVAKYFAIIPAMFAVAYPSLDRLNIMGLTSPESAILSAVIFNALIIIALVPLALKGVRYRPSSADSMLRRNLGIYGLGGLIAPFIGIKIIDLLLSLIPGIG; from the coding sequence ATGAGCACCATCACTCCCACCCGGGCACCGCACCCGGACGTCCCCACAGGGCACCACACCCCCGGGCGCGTCGGCGGGGGACTGTTCGACCCGAAGCAGCTGGTCAGGTCCTTCCCCGACGCGGTCAGGAAGCTCGACCCGCGCGTGATGGTCAAGTCTCCCGTGATGTTCGTGGTGTTGGTCGGCTCGGTGGTCACCACCGTGCTGGCGATCGGGAACCCGGGCGACTGGTTCGGCTGGGCGATCACCGTCTGGCTGTGGCTGACCACGATCTTCGCCAACCTGGCGGAGGCGGTCGCGGAGGGCCGGGGCAAGGCCCAGGCCGACACCCTGCGCAAGGCCAAGACCGATACCGTCGCCCGCCGGATCACCGGCTCGGACGAAGAGCGGGTGCCCGGCACCGAACTGCGCGTCGGTGACCTGGTGGTCTGTGAGGCGGGCGACGTCATCCCCGGCGACGGTGACGTCGTCGAGGGCGTCGCGTCGGTCGACGAGTCCGCCATCACGGGTGAGTCGGCGCCGGTCATCCGCGAGTCCGGCGGTGACCGGTGCGCGGTGACGGGCGGTACGAAGGTGCTGTCGGACCGGATCGTCGTGAGGATCACGACGAAGCCCGGCGAGACCTTCATCGACCGGATGATCAACCTGGTCGAGGGCGCGGCGAGGCAGAAGACCCCCAACGAGATCGCGCTCAACATCCTGCTGGCGTCCCTCACGATCGTCTTCCTGCTCGCCGTCGTCACCCTCAAGCCGTTCGCGATCTACGCGGGCGCCGACGAGCAGACCTCCCTGATCGTCCTGGCGGCGCTTCTCGTCTGCCTGATCCCGACGACCATCGGCGCCCTGCTCTCCGCGATCGGCATCGCCGGCATGGACCGGCTCGTGCAGCGCAACGTGCTCGCCATGTCGGGCCGCGCGGTCGAGGCCGCCGGCGACGTGTCGACGCTGCTGCTCGACAAGACCGGCACCATCACCCTCGGCAACCGCCAGGCCTCCGAGTTCGTCCCCGTCAAGGGCACCACCGAGGCCGAACTCGCCGACGCCGCCCAGCTGTCGTCCCTCGCCGACGAGACGCCCGAGGGCCGCTCGATCGTCGTCCTCGCCAAGGAGCGGTACGCCTTGCGCGAGCGTCACCAGGGCGAGCTGGCGCACGCCGAGTGGGTCGCGTTCACCGCGCAGACCCGTATGTCGGGCGTCGACGTGGACGGCCGCAAGGTCCGCAAGGGCGCGACCGGTTCGGTCGTGGCATGGGTGAAGGAGCGGGGCGGCAGTGTCTCCGAGGACGCACAGGCGCTCACGGACCGGATTTCCGAGGCCGGCGGCACGCCGCTGCTGGTGGCTCTGGAGGACGGTGAGGGCGCCCGCGTCCTGGGCGTCATCCACCTCAAGGACGTCGTGAAGGAGGGCATGCGGGAGCGGTTCGACGAGCTGCGCCGCATGGGCATCAAGACGGTCATGATCACGGGCGACAACCCGCTGACCGCGAAGGCCATCGCCGAGGAGGCGGGTGTCGACGACTTCCTGGCCGAGGCCACCCCCGAGGACAAGATGGCCCTCATCAAGCGGGAGCAGGCGGGCGGCAAGCTCGTCGCGATGACCGGCGACGGGACGAACGACGCGCCCGCGCTGGCCCAGGCGGACGTCGGCGTGGCCATGAACACGGGAACGTCGGCCGCGAAGGAGGCCGGCAACATGGTCGACCTCGACTCCAACCCGACCAAGCTCATCGAGATCGTCGAGATCGGCAAGCAACTCCTCATCACCCGAGGCGCGTTGACGACCTTCTCGATCGCCAACGACGTGGCGAAGTACTTCGCGATCATCCCCGCGATGTTCGCGGTCGCCTACCCGAGCCTGGACAGGCTCAACATCATGGGCCTGACCTCGCCGGAGTCCGCGATCCTCTCGGCCGTCATCTTCAACGCGCTGATCATCATCGCCCTCGTCCCGCTCGCCCTCAAGGGCGTGCGCTACCGGCCGTCGAGTGCGGACTCGATGCTGCGTCGCAATCTCGGGATCTACGGGCTCGGCGGCCTGATCGCCCCGTTCATCGGCATCAAGATCATCGACCTGCTCCTCTCCCTCATCCCCGGAATCGGCTGA
- a CDS encoding sensor histidine kinase KdpD, with product MGRGKLRIYLGAAPGVGKTYSMLSEGHRRVERGTDCVVAFVEHHNRPRTEVMLHGLEMIPRRTIEYRGTSFTEMDVDAVLARRPAVALVDELPHTNVPGSRNAKRWQDVEELLAAGIDVVSTVNIQHLESLGDVVEAITGIRQKETVPDEIVRRADQIELVDMSPQALRRRMAHGNIYKSDKVDAALSNYFRPGNLTALRELALLWTADRVDEYLQEYRTEHRVSKIWGSRERIVVGLTGGPEGRTLIRRAVRLAEKGAGGEVLAVYISRSDGLTSASPKELAVQRTLVEDLGGTFHHVVGDDVSAGLLEFARGVNATQIVLGVSRRRSWQYLFGPGVSGTVARESGPDLDVHIVTHDEAAKGRRLPGPGGARLGRSRTIWGWLVGLAGPALLTLLLSTAAPDVGLANDVLLYLTLTVAAALLGGLKPALASAAFGSLLLNWFFTPPIHQLTIADPRNIVALAIFVGVAISVASVVDLAARRTHQAARLRAESETLSFLAGSVLRGETTLEALLERVRETFSMESVALLERPEETEPWSCVAVVGHRPADRPEDADVDMPVGDHLALALSGRVLPAEDRRVLGAFAAQAAVVLDRQRLVGEAEEARKLAEGNKIRTSLLAAVSHDLRTPLAGIKASVSSLRSDDVEWSDDDRAELLEGIEDGADRLDHLVGNLLDVSRLETGTVTAVIRETDLDEVVPMALLGVPEDSVELDIPETLPMVAVDRGLLERAVANVVENAVKYSPPGQPVLVSASALADRVELRVVDRGPGVPDEAKDRIFGAFQRYGDAPRGEGVGLGLAVARGFVEAMGGTVTAEDTPGGGLTMTVTLRMAAGAPPSVPDLAAGATT from the coding sequence ATGGGACGCGGAAAGCTGCGCATCTACCTGGGAGCGGCGCCGGGAGTCGGCAAGACGTACTCCATGCTCTCCGAGGGGCACCGGCGCGTCGAGCGCGGCACGGACTGTGTCGTCGCGTTCGTGGAGCACCACAACCGGCCCCGGACCGAGGTCATGCTGCACGGCCTGGAGATGATTCCGCGCCGGACGATCGAGTACCGCGGCACCTCCTTCACGGAAATGGACGTGGACGCCGTCCTGGCCCGGCGGCCCGCCGTCGCGCTCGTCGACGAACTGCCGCACACGAACGTGCCGGGCTCGCGGAACGCCAAGCGCTGGCAGGACGTCGAGGAGCTGCTCGCGGCTGGTATCGACGTCGTGTCGACGGTCAACATCCAGCACCTGGAGTCCCTCGGGGACGTCGTCGAGGCCATCACGGGTATCCGGCAGAAGGAGACCGTCCCGGACGAGATCGTCCGGCGCGCCGACCAGATCGAGCTGGTCGACATGTCGCCCCAGGCGCTGCGCCGCCGCATGGCGCACGGCAACATCTACAAGTCGGACAAGGTCGACGCGGCCCTCTCCAACTACTTCCGCCCCGGCAACCTCACTGCCCTGCGTGAGCTGGCCCTGCTGTGGACGGCCGATCGGGTCGACGAGTACCTCCAGGAGTACCGGACCGAGCACCGCGTCTCGAAGATCTGGGGATCCCGCGAGCGGATCGTCGTCGGCCTCACCGGCGGCCCGGAGGGACGGACCTTGATACGCCGCGCGGTACGGCTGGCCGAGAAGGGCGCGGGTGGCGAGGTCCTCGCCGTCTACATTTCGCGCAGCGACGGTCTGACCTCAGCCTCCCCGAAGGAGCTGGCGGTCCAGCGGACCCTCGTCGAGGATCTGGGCGGCACCTTCCACCATGTCGTCGGTGACGACGTCTCCGCGGGGCTGCTCGAATTCGCGCGCGGGGTGAACGCCACCCAGATCGTGCTCGGCGTGAGCCGGCGCCGTTCCTGGCAGTACCTCTTCGGCCCCGGTGTCAGCGGGACGGTCGCCCGCGAATCCGGGCCCGACCTCGATGTCCACATCGTCACCCACGACGAGGCGGCGAAGGGCCGCCGGCTGCCCGGTCCCGGGGGCGCCCGGCTCGGCCGGTCACGGACCATCTGGGGTTGGCTCGTCGGCCTGGCCGGCCCGGCCCTGCTCACTCTGCTCCTCAGCACCGCCGCCCCCGACGTGGGACTGGCCAACGACGTCCTGCTCTACCTCACGCTTACTGTCGCGGCAGCGCTCCTGGGCGGGCTCAAGCCGGCCCTGGCCTCCGCGGCCTTCGGATCGCTGCTCCTGAACTGGTTCTTCACCCCGCCGATACACCAGCTCACCATCGCCGACCCGCGCAACATCGTCGCCCTGGCGATCTTCGTGGGGGTGGCGATCTCGGTGGCCTCGGTCGTGGACCTGGCCGCGCGCCGGACGCACCAGGCCGCCCGCCTGCGGGCCGAGTCGGAGACCCTGTCCTTCCTCGCCGGGAGCGTCCTGCGGGGCGAGACGACGCTCGAAGCGCTCCTCGAACGTGTCCGGGAGACCTTCTCCATGGAGTCGGTCGCGCTCCTGGAACGTCCCGAGGAGACGGAGCCGTGGTCCTGCGTGGCCGTCGTCGGCCACCGACCGGCTGATCGCCCGGAGGACGCGGATGTGGACATGCCCGTCGGTGACCACCTGGCCCTTGCCCTGTCCGGCCGGGTGTTGCCAGCCGAGGACCGGCGCGTGCTCGGCGCCTTCGCCGCCCAGGCCGCGGTCGTCCTCGATCGGCAGCGGCTCGTCGGCGAGGCGGAGGAGGCCCGGAAGCTCGCGGAGGGCAACAAGATCCGTACGTCGCTTCTCGCGGCCGTCAGCCACGACCTGCGAACACCGCTCGCCGGCATCAAGGCGTCGGTCTCGTCGCTGCGCTCCGACGATGTCGAGTGGTCGGACGACGACCGGGCCGAACTCCTCGAAGGCATCGAGGACGGCGCCGACCGCCTCGACCACCTCGTCGGCAACCTGCTGGATGTCTCCCGCCTGGAGACCGGGACCGTCACCGCCGTCATCCGGGAGACCGACCTCGACGAGGTCGTCCCGATGGCCCTGCTCGGAGTCCCCGAGGACAGCGTGGAACTCGACATCCCCGAGACGCTCCCGATGGTGGCGGTCGACCGCGGCCTGCTGGAACGGGCGGTCGCCAACGTCGTCGAGAACGCCGTCAAGTACAGCCCGCCCGGGCAACCCGTCCTCGTCTCGGCGAGCGCCCTGGCCGACCGAGTTGAACTACGAGTCGTCGACCGCGGCCCCGGCGTCCCCGACGAAGCCAAGGACCGCATTTTCGGCGCTTTCCAGCGGTACGGCGACGCCCCGCGGGGTGAGGGCGTCGGTCTCGGCCTGGCGGTGGCGCGGGGCTTCGTGGAGGCGATGGGAGGCACGGTCACGGCGGAGGACACCCCCGGAGGCGGGCTGACCATGACGGTCACGCTGCGGATGGCCGCCGGGGCCCCGCCGTCCGTTCCGGACCTCGCGGCCGGCGCGACCACCTGA
- the kdpA gene encoding potassium-transporting ATPase subunit KdpA, translating to MSPVLAGVLQLLALIVALGLSYRPLGDHMARVYSSEKHLRVEKWIYKGIGANPDTEMRWPAYLRGVLAFSAVSVLFLYLLQRVQGSLPGSLGFVSIDPDQAFNTAASFVANTNWQSYYGEQAMGHVVQTGGLAVQNFVSAAVGIAVAVALVRGFARSRTGELGNFWSDLVRGVVRILLPISVIGALVLVACGAIQNFAGIHEVGQFMGSSQQWNGGAVASQEVIKELGTNGGGYFNANSAHPFENPNGLSNLFEIYLILVIPFALTRTFGRMVGSLKQGYAILGTMATIWLVFTGLMLWTEFAGKGPAFELAGGAMEGKETRFGISASAIFSVATTLTSTGAVNSFHSSNTGFGGGITMLGMQLGEIAPGGVGSGLYGMLIMAVIAVFLAGLMVGRTPEYLGKKIGTREIKFAACYILVTPALVLCFTAVAMALPTPGDSMTNSGAHGFSEILYAYTSGANNNGSAFAGLNADTQWFNSTIGIAMLLGRFLPMVFVLALAGSLAEQTPVPETAGTLRTEKPLFTGLLVGTIMIIAGLTYFPALALGPLAEGLAA from the coding sequence ATGAGTCCTGTTCTTGCTGGGGTTCTCCAGCTCCTCGCGCTGATCGTCGCGCTGGGCCTCTCGTACCGCCCGCTGGGCGACCACATGGCCCGGGTGTACTCCTCGGAGAAGCACCTGCGGGTCGAGAAGTGGATCTACAAGGGCATCGGCGCCAACCCGGACACGGAGATGCGCTGGCCTGCTTACCTGCGCGGTGTCCTCGCGTTCTCCGCTGTGAGCGTTCTCTTCCTCTACCTGCTTCAGCGGGTGCAGGGTTCGCTGCCCGGCTCGCTCGGCTTCGTCTCGATCGACCCGGACCAGGCCTTCAACACGGCCGCGTCCTTCGTCGCCAACACCAACTGGCAGTCGTACTACGGCGAGCAGGCCATGGGCCACGTCGTGCAGACCGGCGGCCTCGCGGTGCAGAACTTCGTGTCGGCGGCGGTGGGCATCGCCGTGGCGGTCGCCCTCGTACGGGGCTTCGCCCGGTCTCGTACTGGTGAGCTGGGCAACTTCTGGTCCGACCTGGTCCGTGGTGTCGTCCGCATCCTGCTGCCGATCTCGGTGATCGGTGCGCTGGTGCTTGTCGCCTGCGGCGCGATCCAGAACTTCGCCGGCATCCACGAGGTCGGCCAGTTCATGGGGAGCAGCCAGCAGTGGAACGGCGGGGCGGTGGCCTCGCAGGAGGTCATCAAGGAGCTGGGCACGAACGGCGGCGGTTACTTCAACGCCAACTCGGCCCACCCCTTCGAGAACCCCAACGGGCTCTCCAACCTCTTCGAGATCTACCTGATCCTCGTCATCCCCTTCGCGCTCACCCGCACCTTCGGCCGCATGGTCGGTTCGCTCAAGCAGGGTTACGCGATCCTCGGCACGATGGCGACGATCTGGCTCGTCTTCACCGGCCTGATGCTGTGGACCGAATTCGCGGGCAAGGGCCCGGCGTTCGAACTGGCCGGCGGCGCGATGGAGGGCAAGGAGACCCGCTTCGGCATCAGCGCGTCGGCGATCTTCTCGGTCGCCACCACACTGACGTCGACCGGTGCGGTGAACTCCTTCCACTCCTCGAACACCGGCTTCGGCGGCGGCATCACCATGCTGGGCATGCAGCTCGGCGAGATCGCGCCCGGCGGCGTCGGCTCCGGCCTCTACGGCATGTTGATCATGGCGGTCATCGCGGTGTTCCTCGCCGGTCTGATGGTCGGCCGCACGCCCGAGTACCTGGGCAAGAAGATCGGCACCCGTGAGATCAAGTTCGCGGCCTGCTACATCCTCGTCACCCCGGCGCTGGTGCTCTGCTTCACGGCGGTGGCGATGGCCCTGCCGACGCCGGGCGACTCGATGACGAACTCCGGCGCGCACGGCTTCTCCGAGATCCTCTACGCCTACACCTCGGGTGCCAACAACAACGGCTCGGCCTTCGCCGGCCTGAACGCCGACACGCAGTGGTTCAACTCGACCATCGGCATCGCGATGCTGCTGGGCCGGTTCCTGCCGATGGTGTTCGTGCTCGCCCTGGCCGGCTCGCTCGCCGAACAGACGCCGGTGCCCGAGACCGCGGGCACCCTGCGGACCGAGAAGCCGCTCTTCACCGGCCTCCTGGTCGGCACGATCATGATCATCGCCGGTCTCACCTACTTCCCGGCCCTCGCGCTGGGACCGCTCGCCGAAGGGCTCGCAGCATGA